The following proteins are co-located in the Dehalococcoides mccartyi 195 genome:
- a CDS encoding 2Fe-2S iron-sulfur cluster-binding protein has protein sequence MINLTIDGKKYQAEEGQTILEVANRHGIFIPTLCVDEAVSAYGACRLCMVEIERKGRKKLVASCLYEVEEGLAVSTQNERIANIRKTVIELLLARCPQSEGVQAMAKKLGVTCSRFESEKPENLCTLCALCTRVCSEVVGKSAISLVSRGTSREVALPYYEDKTDCIACGSCAYICPTGAIKMEDGNGMRTITWPNCQVSFNLSAVPSAAPNGFPKNRSSIS, from the coding sequence ATGATAAATTTAACCATAGACGGCAAGAAATATCAGGCAGAAGAAGGTCAGACAATACTGGAAGTAGCCAACCGGCATGGTATTTTTATTCCTACCCTATGCGTAGATGAAGCGGTTTCAGCTTATGGAGCCTGCCGTTTGTGTATGGTGGAAATTGAGCGGAAAGGCCGCAAAAAACTGGTGGCTTCCTGTCTGTATGAGGTTGAAGAGGGTTTGGCTGTCAGCACCCAGAATGAGCGGATTGCCAATATCCGCAAGACTGTTATAGAGCTGCTGCTGGCACGCTGTCCCCAGTCCGAGGGTGTTCAGGCTATGGCTAAGAAACTGGGGGTTACCTGCTCCCGGTTTGAAAGTGAAAAACCTGAAAATCTGTGCACCTTATGCGCCCTTTGCACCAGAGTTTGCTCTGAGGTAGTGGGTAAGAGCGCTATAAGCCTGGTAAGCAGGGGCACCAGCCGTGAAGTAGCCTTGCCCTATTACGAAGATAAAACAGATTGTATTGCCTGTGGTTCGTGTGCTTATATCTGCCCAACCGGGGCTATAAAGATGGAAGACGGGAATGGTATGCGTACTATTACCTGGCCTAACTGCCAGGTCAGCTTTAACTTAAGCGCTGTGCCAAGTGCGGCGCCGAATGGATTCCCGAAAAACAGGTCAAGCATATCTTGA
- a CDS encoding dihydrolipoyl dehydrogenase family protein — MKYQYDLVVIGGGLAGFTAAVFANGLGKKVAIVEKGKLGGACTWNACVPSKALLQLGLRIRQLNNYNRSGTKLASVNLQTENVMPYLHSVLENISRIDDFASLVNTGIDILNGEAVFNGRHQVSLNGQLISAKHFIIATGSSPAIPPVEGLSDIPYYTNETVFDIKAIPSSMIVLGGGPAGIELGLAFAWLGCKVDIIEMADRILPKDDTELSALLLEYLNAEENLNIHISTKAVRFQSQTDGSLKLEMQTREGKISEISSETVLVAVGRRANVAGLALEKAGVKYTPRGISINNRLQTSSSNIFAAGDVAGPIQLGMMAEKQAILAASNACLPFKQSIRYEDVAWVTYSEPQMAHIGLTEDEARRKYGNNVRVIRYPLTKVRRAVMDHDTRGLCKFILDKNDRLIGAHLLCSHAENLVHELQIVKCLNKPLSKLHTIPHIYPTYEEGIIKRAADISYTIKMQRNPFVRLVLRYWPGYKDRLDTVISRL, encoded by the coding sequence ATGAAATATCAATATGATTTGGTGGTTATCGGTGGCGGGCTGGCTGGATTTACTGCCGCTGTTTTTGCAAATGGTCTTGGCAAAAAAGTGGCCATAGTGGAGAAGGGTAAGCTGGGCGGGGCTTGTACCTGGAATGCCTGCGTGCCGTCTAAGGCTTTACTCCAGCTGGGTCTGCGTATCCGTCAATTAAACAACTATAACCGCAGCGGTACCAAACTGGCCAGCGTAAACTTGCAAACAGAAAATGTTATGCCATACCTGCACTCGGTGCTGGAAAATATTTCCCGGATTGATGATTTTGCAAGTTTAGTAAACACGGGCATAGATATATTAAATGGTGAGGCGGTATTCAACGGCCGGCATCAGGTAAGTCTAAACGGACAGCTTATATCTGCCAAGCACTTTATTATTGCAACCGGCTCAAGCCCGGCAATTCCCCCAGTAGAAGGACTGTCTGATATACCCTATTATACTAATGAGACTGTCTTTGACATAAAGGCTATACCATCTTCTATGATAGTGTTAGGCGGGGGTCCGGCCGGTATTGAGTTGGGGCTGGCTTTTGCCTGGCTGGGCTGCAAAGTAGATATCATTGAAATGGCAGACCGTATATTGCCGAAGGACGATACCGAACTAAGTGCCTTGTTACTGGAATACCTGAATGCTGAAGAAAACTTAAATATTCATATATCCACTAAAGCTGTTCGCTTTCAAAGTCAGACTGATGGCAGTCTGAAACTTGAAATGCAGACGCGTGAAGGCAAGATTAGTGAAATATCTTCCGAGACGGTGCTGGTAGCAGTAGGCAGACGGGCAAATGTAGCCGGTCTTGCACTGGAAAAAGCTGGTGTTAAGTATACCCCCCGGGGTATCAGTATCAATAACAGGCTTCAAACCAGCTCTTCAAACATCTTTGCAGCCGGTGATGTGGCCGGACCTATCCAACTGGGTATGATGGCTGAAAAACAGGCTATTTTGGCGGCAAGTAACGCCTGCTTGCCGTTTAAGCAGAGCATTAGGTATGAAGATGTGGCTTGGGTAACATATTCCGAACCTCAAATGGCTCATATCGGTTTAACCGAGGATGAAGCCCGGCGGAAATATGGTAATAATGTGCGGGTTATCCGCTATCCGCTTACTAAAGTGCGCCGGGCGGTTATGGACCATGATACCCGCGGTCTGTGTAAATTTATACTTGATAAAAATGACAGGCTGATAGGGGCACATCTGCTGTGTTCTCATGCCGAAAACCTTGTCCATGAACTGCAAATAGTAAAGTGCCTGAATAAGCCGCTTTCAAAACTGCATACCATTCCCCATA